Proteins co-encoded in one Haloarcula pelagica genomic window:
- the sufB gene encoding Fe-S cluster assembly protein SufB has protein sequence MSSDQDHLKETDTEKRFEFKKEEKSAFEAEKGLTEETIRVISEDKDEPQWMLDRRLRALEQYHEMPMPDDWPGAPDLSAVDVDEIVPYIRPDIETRGGVDDWNDLPEEIRDTFDKLGIPEAEKNALSGVGAQYESEIVYQNMQERWEEKGVIFCDMDKAVQEHEEIVKEYFMTKAVPPSDNKFAALHGAIWSGGSFVYVPEDTTVDMPVQAYFRMNSDGMGQFEHTLIIAEENSEVHYIEGCSAPKYSEFNLHSGGVEVFVKENAHVQYSTVQNWSKNTYNLNTKRAICEADGTMEWVSGSMGSKATMLYPSTVLKGPGATDNHITIAFAGEGQDIDTGAKVYHNAPETKSTIESKSISKDGGRTNYRGLVHIADGAEDSSTSVECDALMFDNDSTSDTMPYMEIQESKVDVAHEATVGKIGDEDVFYLQSRGLDDDDAKQMIVAGFIEPITEELPIEYAVELNRLIELEMEGSLG, from the coding sequence ATGAGCTCAGATCAAGACCACCTCAAAGAGACCGACACCGAGAAGCGCTTCGAGTTCAAGAAGGAGGAGAAGTCCGCCTTCGAAGCCGAGAAGGGCCTCACCGAGGAGACCATCCGGGTCATCTCGGAGGACAAGGACGAGCCACAGTGGATGCTCGACCGGCGACTCCGCGCGCTCGAACAGTACCACGAGATGCCGATGCCCGACGACTGGCCGGGTGCGCCCGACCTCTCGGCGGTGGATGTCGACGAGATCGTCCCGTACATCCGCCCGGACATCGAGACGCGCGGCGGCGTCGACGACTGGAACGACCTCCCCGAAGAGATCCGGGACACCTTCGACAAACTGGGCATCCCCGAAGCCGAGAAGAACGCCCTCTCGGGCGTCGGCGCCCAGTACGAGTCCGAGATCGTCTACCAGAACATGCAGGAGCGCTGGGAGGAGAAAGGCGTCATCTTCTGTGACATGGACAAGGCGGTCCAGGAACACGAAGAGATCGTCAAGGAGTACTTCATGACCAAGGCCGTGCCGCCCAGCGACAACAAGTTCGCGGCGCTGCACGGCGCCATCTGGTCCGGTGGGAGTTTCGTCTACGTCCCCGAGGACACCACCGTCGACATGCCCGTCCAGGCGTACTTCCGGATGAACTCCGACGGGATGGGCCAGTTCGAGCACACGCTCATCATCGCCGAGGAGAACTCCGAGGTCCACTACATCGAGGGCTGTTCCGCCCCGAAGTACTCCGAGTTCAACCTCCACAGCGGCGGCGTCGAAGTGTTCGTCAAGGAGAACGCCCACGTCCAGTACTCGACCGTGCAGAACTGGTCGAAAAACACCTACAACCTCAACACCAAGCGCGCCATCTGCGAGGCCGACGGAACGATGGAGTGGGTCTCGGGCTCCATGGGCTCGAAGGCCACCATGCTCTACCCGTCGACGGTCCTCAAGGGGCCGGGCGCGACGGACAACCACATCACCATCGCCTTCGCTGGCGAGGGCCAGGACATCGACACCGGCGCGAAGGTCTACCACAACGCGCCGGAGACGAAGTCCACCATCGAGTCCAAATCCATCAGCAAGGACGGCGGCCGCACGAACTACCGCGGTCTGGTCCACATCGCCGACGGCGCCGAGGACTCCTCGACCTCCGTCGAGTGTGACGCGCTGATGTTCGACAACGACTCCACGTCCGACACCATGCCGTACATGGAGATACAGGAGTCGAAAGTCGACGTGGCCCACGAGGCGACCGTCGGCAAGATCGGCGACGAGGACGTGTTCTACCTCCAATCTCGTGGCCTGGACGACGACGACGCGAAACAGATGATCGTCGCCGGCTTCATCGAGCCGATCACGGAGGAGCTGCCGATCGAGTACGCGGTCGAACTGAACCGCCTCATCGAACTGGAGATGGAGGGTTCGCTCGGATAA
- a CDS encoding ABC transporter ATP-binding protein: MAVLEINNLHAEVAEEDGETILRGVDLEVESGEIHALMGPNGSGKSTTAKIIAGHPAYEVTDGEVLIHLEDDEFGDEIDIPEDLRTWDLLDLEPNERAALGIFLGFQYPAEIEGVTMVNFLRTALNAKLEEREELFEEDEEDEPEAEEATNEDAAGYDTSPMEGNVEEGEIGVAEFQEILQEKMEQLDMDEKFASRYLNAGFSGGEKKQNEVLQAAILEPSIAVLDEIDSGLDIDRLQDVSNGINALRDEQGAGILQITHYQRILDYVEPDHVHVMLDGEIAKSGGAELAEKLEDEGYDWVRDEVYEAA; this comes from the coding sequence ATGGCAGTACTCGAAATCAACAATCTCCACGCCGAAGTCGCCGAAGAGGACGGTGAGACGATCCTTCGCGGTGTCGATCTCGAAGTCGAGTCGGGCGAGATCCACGCGCTGATGGGCCCCAACGGCTCCGGGAAGTCGACGACAGCGAAGATCATCGCCGGACACCCGGCCTACGAAGTCACCGACGGCGAGGTGCTCATCCACCTCGAAGACGACGAGTTCGGTGACGAAATCGACATCCCCGAGGACCTGCGGACCTGGGACCTGCTCGACCTGGAACCCAACGAGCGCGCGGCGCTGGGTATCTTCCTGGGCTTCCAGTACCCCGCCGAGATCGAGGGGGTCACGATGGTGAACTTCCTCCGGACGGCGCTGAACGCCAAGCTCGAAGAGCGCGAAGAGCTGTTCGAGGAGGACGAGGAAGACGAGCCCGAAGCCGAGGAGGCGACCAACGAGGACGCCGCCGGCTACGACACCTCGCCGATGGAGGGCAACGTCGAAGAGGGCGAGATCGGCGTCGCCGAGTTCCAGGAGATCCTCCAGGAGAAGATGGAGCAACTGGACATGGACGAGAAGTTCGCCTCCCGCTATCTGAACGCCGGCTTCTCCGGCGGGGAGAAAAAGCAAAACGAGGTCCTCCAGGCCGCGATCCTCGAACCGTCGATCGCCGTGCTCGACGAGATCGACTCCGGGCTGGACATCGACCGACTGCAGGACGTGTCCAACGGGATCAACGCGCTCCGTGACGAACAGGGCGCGGGCATCCTCCAGATCACGCACTACCAGCGCATCCTCGACTACGTCGAGCCCGACCACGTTCACGTGATGCTCGACGGCGAGATCGCCAAGAGCGGCGGCGCGGAGCTGGCCGAGAAGCTCGAAGACGAGGGGTACGACTGGGTCCGCGACGAGGTCTACGAGGCCGCGTAA
- a CDS encoding histidine kinase N-terminal 7TM domain-containing protein encodes MAYRLWGLYPVVFLLTAVFSVTVAAVAIRHRPKREAVSLAVLMLGVGIWSAADALRLGAPTASEILFWNRVAYVGIVMIPPAFVTFVLAATNRERWLRRRTVVLLAGISVLALAVVLTNQWHGLWRAGETVTPQSSPPVLDEHRGTLWYVWAIHVYALALAMLYLLFREFLQRNQSRIYRNQLGLLLVGSLVPSATTFLFIVGLLEFDPSPIGFAVMGLTFAAAIFRYRLLDVTPIARDIVLDNVDSGVLVLDRDDTIVDLNRSAREIIQMPDIRGTALESVFDSAGVDIELSGAHETSQTVSVDTNDGVRHFDVDVSPIYDSLDAYLGRVVIFTDDTDRIDRQRRLRERTAQLKRQNERLDQFASLVSHDLRNPLQIASGSLELARASDDDDLQRAEEALERMEDIIDELLLLARVGQEVTDPAPVDLQAVATDASQHVSTADSEVVVADRLPTVEADRDRLLHVFENLFRNAIDHNDDPVTITVGSVDDVTGFYVEDTGSGIPSDRGDEIFEEGYTTNSDGTGFGLSIVRDIVQAHGWTVVATDGEAGGARFEVTT; translated from the coding sequence ATGGCCTACCGTCTGTGGGGTCTCTATCCGGTCGTCTTCCTCCTGACGGCGGTCTTCTCGGTGACGGTCGCGGCCGTCGCGATTCGCCACCGGCCCAAGCGGGAGGCAGTGTCGCTCGCCGTTCTCATGCTCGGCGTCGGCATCTGGTCGGCCGCCGACGCGCTCCGTCTCGGTGCCCCGACCGCATCGGAGATACTCTTCTGGAACCGGGTGGCGTACGTCGGTATCGTGATGATCCCGCCGGCGTTCGTCACGTTCGTCCTGGCGGCGACGAACCGGGAGCGGTGGCTCCGACGGCGGACGGTCGTTCTCCTGGCGGGCATCTCCGTGCTGGCGTTGGCCGTCGTGCTGACCAACCAGTGGCACGGGCTGTGGCGGGCCGGCGAGACGGTCACACCACAGAGTTCCCCGCCGGTACTCGACGAACACCGGGGGACGCTGTGGTACGTCTGGGCGATACACGTCTACGCGCTCGCCCTGGCGATGCTGTATCTGCTGTTCAGGGAGTTCCTCCAGCGGAACCAGTCCCGGATCTACCGGAACCAGCTCGGACTGCTCCTCGTTGGCTCGCTCGTTCCGAGCGCGACGACGTTCCTGTTCATCGTCGGACTGCTCGAGTTCGACCCGTCACCCATCGGGTTCGCCGTGATGGGACTGACGTTCGCGGCCGCGATCTTCCGATACCGGCTGCTCGATGTCACGCCGATCGCCCGCGACATCGTCCTCGACAACGTCGACAGCGGCGTCCTCGTGCTGGACCGCGACGACACGATCGTCGATCTGAACCGCAGTGCACGTGAGATAATCCAGATGCCGGACATCCGGGGAACCGCTCTGGAGTCCGTCTTCGACAGTGCAGGCGTCGACATCGAACTGTCCGGCGCACACGAGACGAGTCAGACTGTCTCCGTCGACACGAACGACGGCGTCAGGCACTTCGACGTGGATGTCTCACCGATCTACGACTCGCTGGACGCGTATCTCGGCCGTGTAGTCATCTTCACCGACGACACGGACCGTATCGACCGCCAGCGCCGACTCCGCGAGCGGACCGCACAGCTCAAACGACAGAACGAGCGCCTCGACCAGTTCGCGTCGCTCGTGAGCCACGACCTCCGGAACCCGCTTCAGATTGCCAGTGGTTCGCTGGAGCTGGCCCGTGCGTCCGATGACGACGACCTCCAGCGGGCCGAGGAAGCGCTCGAACGAATGGAGGATATCATCGACGAACTGCTCTTGCTCGCACGGGTCGGGCAGGAGGTCACCGACCCCGCCCCGGTCGACCTCCAGGCGGTCGCTACCGACGCGTCACAACACGTCTCGACTGCCGACTCGGAGGTCGTCGTCGCCGACCGACTCCCGACGGTCGAAGCCGACCGGGACAGGCTGCTCCACGTCTTCGAGAACCTCTTCCGGAACGCCATCGACCACAACGACGACCCGGTGACGATTACCGTCGGCTCGGTCGACGACGTGACGGGGTTCTACGTCGAGGACACGGGCAGTGGCATCCCCTCCGACAGAGGGGACGAGATCTTCGAGGAAGGGTATACGACGAACTCGGACGGCACTGGGTTCGGCCTGTCTATCGTCCGTGACATCGTCCAGGCCCACGGCTGGACGGTCGTCGCCACCGACGGCGAGGCCGGCGGCGCCCGCTTCGAGGTGACTACATGA
- a CDS encoding DNA polymerase domain-containing protein, which yields MSDESQRALGDFTGGSASDGRPADEAAAVAGGDDSHAAVVDIDERQFPPVEDTVEFVVTQVDYTVEGRGDDEFPVVHVFGRTDDNEPVHAEIYEFKPYFYAPASSVSPDRLRGYDRITGWEETDADGEPYESIRGERLVKIFGQTPRDVGQMRDDFDHYEADILFPNRLLIDKDITSGVRVPARESEDGSLTVHHSEIEAVEASADPRVNTFDIEVDDRSGFPEDGEEPIVCLTSHDSYDDEYILWLYQSPAGVDGPDALAGYDPIGDGDLDVDVRIFQKEEAMLEAFVDYIVDTDPDVLTGWNFDDFDAPYLLDRLEELQSFDHDYDLDIDRLSRVDEVWRSDWQGPDIKGRVVFDLLYAYKRTQFTELESYRLDAVGEQELGVGKERYAGDIGDLWEDDPERLLEYNLRDVELCVELDREQDIVDFWDEVRTFVGCKLEDATTPGDAVDMYVLHKLHGEFALPSKGQQDSEDYEGGAVFDPITGVRENVTVLDLKSLYPMCMVTTNASPETKVDPERYDGETYRAPNGTHFRKEPDGVIREMVDELLTEREEKKERRNSFDPDNPEYERLDRQQAAVKVIMNCFTPDTDVLTPDGVRNIRDLAVGDSVYSLDPETMKMEVKPVVETQAYPEYRGDLVDIETSKIDFRVTPNHRMLVRKNETNGITEDGYRFVEAGDLDDATNYELPHDWDGPDGERLDEVDLVDMLDGAFEVWCDNDDHGHTLAAEVGYRPDKMQKQGEDGTGYVFDAESFREHRAYLDGNCSEFYVHAERGRKWVPRFYDGDDFLELLAWYITEGSTYTSEDKQFGDQFRGSSTTVNIAQDAVPDGGSGDDHTRIGTLLDSMGFGASVDEKGYQFTSKLLGDLLERLCGSDSFEKRIPEFVFETTQAQKRAFLDTLIAGDGDWQTNSWRYSTASERLRDDVLRLCAHLGLTASYNEDSGTYRIYVTEESKNTLRMHRSGGTSAADDGVYCVTVEDNHTLMAGRNGKFQFVGQSLYGVLGWDRFRLYDKEMGAAVTATGREVIDYTDEVVANEGYEVVYGDTDSVMLQLGDIGPEDVDGDVEVSDAMREKHPEMSDAELELIAATVQKGFELEETINASYDEFAMERLNAQFHRFEIEFEKLYRRFFQAGKKKRYAGHIVWKEGKDVDDIDITGFEYQRSDIAPITKRVQKEVIDRIVHGEDAESIKDYVGEVIEDYQAGNVDLDDVGIPGGIGKKLDNYDTDTAQVRGAKYANLLLGTNFQSGSKPKRLYLDRVHSDFFERVEAERGLDPAQDPLYGEFRRDPDVICFEYADQVPEEFEVDWDKMLDKTLKGPIARILEALDISWDEVKSGQEQTGLGQFM from the coding sequence ATGAGTGACGAGAGCCAGCGAGCCCTCGGGGATTTCACGGGAGGGAGCGCCAGCGACGGCCGGCCGGCAGACGAGGCGGCAGCGGTCGCCGGCGGCGACGATAGCCACGCGGCGGTCGTCGACATCGACGAGCGGCAGTTCCCGCCTGTCGAGGACACTGTCGAGTTCGTCGTGACCCAGGTCGACTACACCGTCGAGGGGCGAGGTGACGACGAGTTCCCGGTCGTCCACGTCTTCGGCCGCACCGACGACAACGAGCCCGTCCACGCCGAGATATACGAGTTCAAGCCGTACTTCTACGCGCCGGCGTCGTCGGTCTCGCCCGATCGGCTCCGGGGGTACGACCGCATCACCGGCTGGGAGGAGACCGACGCCGACGGGGAGCCCTACGAGTCGATCCGGGGCGAGCGCCTGGTCAAGATCTTCGGCCAGACCCCGCGGGACGTGGGCCAGATGCGTGACGACTTCGACCACTACGAGGCCGACATCCTCTTTCCCAACCGGCTGCTGATCGACAAGGACATCACCAGCGGCGTCCGCGTGCCGGCCCGCGAGAGCGAGGACGGCTCCCTGACCGTCCACCACAGCGAGATCGAGGCCGTCGAGGCAAGCGCCGATCCGCGGGTCAACACCTTCGACATCGAGGTTGACGACCGCTCGGGCTTCCCCGAGGACGGCGAGGAGCCGATCGTCTGTCTCACCTCGCACGACTCCTACGACGACGAGTACATCCTCTGGCTCTACCAGTCGCCCGCGGGCGTCGACGGGCCCGATGCGCTGGCCGGCTACGACCCGATCGGCGACGGCGACCTCGACGTGGACGTGCGGATCTTCCAGAAAGAGGAGGCGATGCTGGAGGCGTTCGTCGACTACATCGTCGACACCGATCCCGACGTGCTGACCGGCTGGAACTTCGACGACTTCGACGCGCCGTACCTGCTCGACCGCCTGGAGGAACTCCAGAGCTTCGACCACGACTACGACCTGGACATCGACCGCCTCTCGCGGGTCGACGAGGTCTGGCGCAGCGACTGGCAGGGCCCGGACATCAAGGGTCGTGTCGTCTTCGATCTGCTATACGCCTACAAGCGCACGCAGTTCACCGAACTCGAATCCTACCGGCTGGACGCCGTCGGCGAGCAGGAACTCGGTGTCGGGAAGGAGCGCTACGCCGGCGACATCGGCGACCTCTGGGAGGACGACCCCGAGCGCCTGCTGGAGTACAACCTCCGGGACGTGGAGCTGTGTGTCGAACTCGACCGCGAGCAGGACATCGTCGACTTCTGGGACGAGGTCCGCACGTTCGTCGGCTGCAAGCTCGAAGACGCCACCACGCCCGGCGACGCCGTCGACATGTACGTCCTGCACAAGCTCCACGGGGAGTTCGCGCTCCCCTCGAAGGGCCAACAGGACAGCGAGGATTACGAAGGGGGCGCCGTCTTCGATCCGATCACCGGCGTCCGGGAGAACGTCACGGTGCTCGACCTGAAGTCGCTGTACCCGATGTGCATGGTGACGACCAACGCTTCACCCGAGACGAAGGTCGACCCCGAGCGCTACGACGGGGAGACCTACCGTGCGCCCAACGGGACCCACTTCCGGAAGGAACCCGACGGCGTCATCCGGGAGATGGTCGACGAACTCCTGACAGAGCGCGAGGAGAAGAAGGAACGCCGGAACTCGTTCGATCCCGACAATCCCGAGTACGAGCGCCTGGACCGCCAGCAAGCGGCGGTGAAGGTGATCATGAACTGCTTCACACCGGACACCGATGTGTTGACGCCCGACGGCGTGCGGAACATCCGGGACCTCGCTGTCGGCGACTCGGTGTACTCGCTGGACCCCGAGACGATGAAGATGGAGGTCAAACCGGTCGTCGAGACGCAGGCCTACCCCGAGTACCGGGGCGACCTCGTCGACATCGAGACGAGCAAGATCGACTTCCGGGTGACGCCGAACCACCGGATGCTCGTCCGGAAGAACGAGACGAACGGGATTACCGAAGACGGATACCGCTTCGTGGAGGCTGGCGATCTCGACGACGCGACCAACTACGAGCTCCCGCACGACTGGGACGGCCCTGACGGCGAACGGCTAGACGAGGTGGACCTCGTCGACATGCTCGACGGTGCGTTCGAGGTGTGGTGTGACAACGACGACCACGGACACACTCTCGCCGCGGAGGTGGGGTATCGTCCGGACAAGATGCAAAAGCAGGGCGAAGACGGGACCGGCTACGTGTTCGACGCCGAGTCGTTCCGGGAGCATCGTGCGTATCTCGACGGGAACTGTTCGGAGTTCTACGTACACGCCGAGCGCGGTCGCAAGTGGGTGCCACGGTTTTACGACGGCGACGACTTCCTCGAACTACTGGCGTGGTACATCACCGAAGGGAGCACCTACACGTCCGAGGACAAGCAGTTCGGTGACCAGTTCCGGGGAAGTTCGACGACGGTGAACATCGCACAGGACGCGGTCCCGGACGGCGGGTCCGGTGACGACCACACGCGGATCGGTACGCTCCTCGACAGCATGGGGTTCGGCGCGTCCGTCGACGAGAAAGGGTATCAGTTCACCTCGAAACTGCTGGGTGATCTCCTCGAACGGCTCTGTGGCAGCGACAGCTTCGAGAAGCGGATTCCCGAGTTCGTGTTCGAAACGACCCAAGCACAGAAACGGGCCTTCCTCGATACGCTCATCGCTGGCGACGGGGACTGGCAGACCAACAGTTGGCGCTACAGCACCGCGAGCGAGCGACTCCGCGACGACGTCTTGCGGCTCTGTGCCCATCTCGGACTCACCGCCAGCTACAACGAAGACAGTGGCACGTACCGCATCTACGTCACCGAGGAGAGCAAGAACACACTCCGGATGCACCGCTCGGGCGGTACCAGCGCCGCCGACGACGGCGTCTACTGCGTCACTGTCGAGGACAACCACACGCTCATGGCCGGCCGCAACGGCAAATTCCAGTTCGTCGGCCAGTCGCTCTACGGCGTTCTGGGATGGGATCGGTTCCGCCTGTACGACAAGGAGATGGGCGCGGCCGTCACCGCCACCGGTCGGGAGGTCATCGACTACACCGACGAGGTCGTCGCGAACGAGGGGTACGAGGTCGTATACGGTGATACCGACTCCGTCATGCTCCAACTCGGCGACATCGGTCCCGAGGATGTCGACGGCGACGTCGAGGTCTCCGACGCGATGCGGGAGAAACATCCCGAGATGAGTGACGCGGAACTCGAACTCATCGCGGCGACCGTCCAGAAGGGGTTCGAACTGGAGGAGACGATCAACGCGTCGTACGACGAGTTCGCGATGGAGCGGCTCAACGCGCAGTTCCACCGGTTCGAAATCGAGTTCGAGAAACTGTACCGACGGTTCTTCCAGGCGGGCAAGAAGAAACGCTACGCCGGCCACATCGTCTGGAAGGAGGGCAAGGATGTCGACGACATCGACATCACCGGCTTCGAGTACCAGCGGTCGGATATCGCACCGATCACCAAACGGGTCCAGAAGGAGGTAATCGACCGGATCGTCCACGGCGAGGACGCCGAGTCGATCAAAGACTACGTCGGTGAGGTCATCGAGGACTACCAGGCCGGTAACGTCGACCTGGACGACGTGGGCATCCCCGGCGGCATCGGGAAGAAACTGGACAACTACGACACCGACACCGCACAGGTCCGGGGCGCGAAGTATGCGAACCTGCTGCTGGGGACGAACTTCCAGAGCGGGTCGAAACCCAAGCGACTCTACCTGGACCGGGTCCACTCGGACTTCTTCGAACGAGTGGAGGCCGAGCGGGGACTCGATCCGGCACAGGACCCGCTGTACGGGGAGTTCCGCCGGGACCCCGACGTGATCTGTTTCGAGTACGCCGATCAGGTCCCCGAGGAGTTCGAGGTCGACTGGGACAAGATGCTCGACAAGACGCTGAAAGGGCCGATCGCCCGGATCCTCGAAGCGCTAGACATCTCCTGGGACGAGGTCAAGAGCGGCCAAGAGCAGACCGGTCTCGGCCAGTTCATGTAG
- a CDS encoding DUF7331 family protein, translated as MSHHASPDGEADRSEQLRSEPALPDAVQTTETYEVDNGTVFYDAQNPLAWLQSDVTMPLDEIN; from the coding sequence ATGTCGCACCACGCATCCCCTGACGGCGAGGCGGACCGGTCGGAGCAACTGCGTTCGGAGCCGGCCCTTCCGGACGCGGTCCAGACGACGGAGACCTACGAGGTGGACAACGGGACAGTGTTCTACGACGCCCAGAACCCGCTCGCGTGGCTCCAGTCGGACGTGACGATGCCACTCGACGAGATCAACTGA
- a CDS encoding DUF7322 domain-containing protein codes for MVFPPDENDDPDAGPSVVNEKSVHEPDEFDPDSLGPSIPEAPSAPEPPRDGSASEATGLFWKLVIVFNVALLGLSVGPMLVYFEGQVERGVQVFLVGAIAFAYGYFRYHRFVNAREDEDGETTDDGESEGTTSADTPPPSDSAEHNG; via the coding sequence GTGGTCTTTCCCCCCGACGAGAACGACGACCCGGACGCCGGCCCGAGCGTCGTCAACGAGAAGAGCGTCCACGAACCCGACGAGTTCGACCCCGACAGCCTCGGGCCGTCGATCCCCGAGGCGCCGTCGGCACCGGAGCCGCCGCGGGACGGCTCCGCCAGCGAGGCCACCGGACTGTTCTGGAAGCTCGTCATCGTGTTCAACGTCGCGCTCTTGGGACTGTCGGTCGGGCCGATGCTCGTCTACTTCGAGGGACAGGTCGAGCGCGGCGTCCAGGTGTTTCTGGTCGGCGCCATCGCGTTCGCGTACGGCTACTTCCGCTATCACCGGTTCGTGAACGCCCGTGAGGACGAGGACGGGGAGACGACCGACGACGGCGAGAGCGAGGGGACCACCTCCGCGGACACGCCACCCCCTTCCGACTCGGCGGAACACAACGGCTAA
- a CDS encoding DUF7346 family protein — MRTVRDESGTRYLLLKRSSESSLVRDPETGERTHVANDRLEPVEGESPLETAAAAVSEPVRRLLTAVHDDRSLGLLVELDDRGPLAVTDLLAAYDLCESDLHGLLGEFRAAGLVTEATVAGQPGYDATETTADALAALDGR, encoded by the coding sequence ATGCGAACCGTCCGCGACGAGTCGGGCACACGATACCTCCTGCTCAAACGGTCCAGCGAGTCGAGCCTGGTCCGGGACCCCGAGACCGGTGAGCGAACGCACGTCGCGAACGACCGACTCGAACCGGTCGAGGGCGAGTCGCCGTTAGAGACCGCGGCGGCGGCAGTCTCCGAACCGGTCCGTCGGCTACTGACGGCGGTCCACGACGACCGATCGCTGGGCCTGCTCGTCGAACTCGACGACCGTGGCCCCCTGGCGGTGACGGACCTGCTGGCCGCCTACGACCTCTGTGAGAGCGACCTCCACGGCTTACTCGGTGAGTTCCGCGCCGCCGGGCTCGTCACGGAGGCGACCGTGGCCGGCCAGCCCGGGTACGACGCCACCGAGACGACGGCCGACGCGCTGGCGGCGCTCGACGGCCGCTAA